In the bacterium genome, one interval contains:
- the gatC gene encoding Asp-tRNA(Asn)/Glu-tRNA(Gln) amidotransferase subunit GatC, with amino-acid sequence MSRIAPEDAKRVAELARLRLDDAELPAMTAHLERILEYVDLLMEVETDGIEPTAHAIPLATPTRSDEPAGEFTPEQAVANAPDADGTAFCVPKVLDDEAAS; translated from the coding sequence ATGTCCCGAATCGCCCCTGAAGACGCCAAGCGGGTCGCCGAACTGGCGCGCCTGCGCCTGGACGATGCCGAGCTTCCGGCCATGACCGCTCATCTCGAGCGGATCCTCGAGTACGTGGATCTGCTCATGGAGGTCGAAACCGACGGGATCGAACCCACGGCCCACGCGATTCCCCTCGCGACGCCTACCCGAAGCGACGAACCCGCCGGGGAGTTCACACCCGAGCAGGCAGTCGCGAATGCGCCGGACGCGGACGGCACGGCGTTCTGCGTCCCGAAGGTGCTCGACGACGAGGCGGCGAGCTGA
- the gatB gene encoding Asp-tRNA(Asn)/Glu-tRNA(Gln) amidotransferase subunit GatB, with amino-acid sequence MSAHPDYEVVIGLEVHVQLRTRSKLFSTAGVSYGDEPNQHTTPVCLALPGALPVLNAEAVELAIRAGVATNCTIHPTSIFARKNYFYPDLPKGYQISQFEEPLCTDGWLEIETDSGGPKRIQLTRIHMEEDAGKSLHDGPTDRSRIDLNRAGVPLVEIVSEPDLRSAEEATAYLRKLHAILRTTGVSDADMEKGQFRCDANVSLRKHGEAELGTRREIKNVNSFRFVEAAIEAEVDYQADLIDAGGEVRQATVGYDAESDRLFLMRLKENADDYRYFPDPDLIPLVISQERIDAIRAALPELPDARRHRFEEAHGLAAADAAKLVGAGALADFFEAAVAAGAEPKAAANWLTRDVLAWLNEQEREPGDAVPGPEGFRLDPEGPSFNAEGFAGLLGLVDAGRLTTKSARDLLPDLLAEGGDPERLMQERGLEAVSDSGALEALADDVLASQPKAIASFKEGDKKAVNFLMGQVMKQSQGKADPAQIRQILIAKLEAL; translated from the coding sequence GTGAGCGCACATCCCGACTACGAGGTGGTGATCGGTCTCGAGGTTCATGTGCAGCTGCGCACGCGCAGCAAGCTCTTCTCCACCGCCGGGGTCTCCTATGGCGATGAGCCCAACCAGCACACGACGCCCGTCTGTCTTGCGCTCCCGGGAGCCCTTCCTGTCCTCAATGCCGAAGCGGTCGAGCTGGCCATCCGGGCTGGGGTCGCCACGAATTGCACGATCCACCCGACCTCGATCTTCGCGCGCAAGAACTACTTCTACCCGGACCTGCCCAAGGGCTACCAGATCTCGCAATTCGAGGAGCCTCTTTGCACCGACGGGTGGCTCGAGATCGAGACGGACTCGGGTGGCCCGAAACGAATCCAGCTGACCCGGATCCACATGGAAGAGGACGCCGGGAAATCCCTCCACGATGGCCCCACCGATCGGAGCCGAATCGATCTGAACCGGGCCGGGGTGCCGTTGGTCGAGATCGTTTCCGAACCCGACTTGCGTTCGGCGGAAGAAGCGACCGCCTATCTGAGGAAGCTCCACGCGATCCTCCGCACGACCGGTGTTTCGGACGCGGATATGGAGAAGGGACAATTTCGTTGCGACGCGAACGTTTCGCTCCGCAAGCATGGAGAGGCTGAACTCGGCACCCGCCGGGAGATCAAGAACGTGAACTCCTTCCGCTTCGTGGAGGCAGCGATCGAGGCCGAGGTCGACTATCAAGCTGATCTCATCGATGCAGGCGGCGAGGTGCGGCAGGCCACTGTGGGCTACGACGCGGAGAGTGATCGACTCTTCTTGATGCGGTTGAAGGAGAACGCGGACGACTACCGCTACTTCCCGGATCCGGATCTGATTCCGCTGGTGATCTCGCAAGAGCGCATCGATGCGATTCGCGCGGCGCTTCCGGAGCTTCCCGATGCTCGCCGGCACCGCTTCGAGGAAGCGCACGGGTTGGCCGCGGCCGATGCTGCCAAGCTGGTAGGCGCTGGCGCCCTGGCGGACTTCTTCGAGGCGGCCGTCGCGGCGGGTGCGGAGCCCAAGGCCGCCGCGAACTGGCTCACGCGGGATGTGCTGGCGTGGCTGAATGAGCAGGAGCGCGAACCAGGGGACGCGGTTCCTGGCCCGGAGGGCTTCCGTCTTGATCCGGAGGGCCCCAGTTTCAATGCAGAGGGCTTCGCGGGCTTGCTCGGCCTCGTCGACGCGGGTCGGCTCACGACCAAGAGCGCCCGTGATCTGCTGCCGGATCTGCTCGCCGAAGGAGGGGACCCCGAGCGGCTGATGCAGGAGCGCGGTCTGGAAGCGGTCTCCGATTCGGGCGCTCTCGAGGCGCTGGCGGATGACGTGCTTGCCTCGCAACCGAAGGCGATTGCCTCCTTCAAGGAGGGGGACAAGAAGGCGGTCAACTTCCTGATGGGCCAGGTGATGAAACAGAGCCAGGGCAAGGCCGACCCGGCCCAGATCCGACAAATCCTCATCGCCAAGCTCGAGGCCCTGTGA
- a CDS encoding AsmA family protein, translated as MRVLRIVLIALVALFVVALGAVAIFLPRIADRPEVRERIVSEARAATGRELSYEGIGVGLLPPRLEMRAPVLAGEEGDAPISADRIGLRIAWLPLLARKLVIESVDVEGPTLILLRTADGFVLPFSPPEEEEEAPEPRGPREEEPESEGFDLLLRGIRISDATLTIEDRMLEPAASLVVHDLSATLQGASLSTAVDFDLAAKLAETGRLAIQGHRASGGDLQLSLQLAALSLASLEPWIGDDDLVGNLELDVTAEMQRDVFDSLDVKARLTDATLEFGDVVVTGVLPVVASLAGPADRLAGPVDLDLADVELSIDETFRKPRGMPGRLAGRLIQEGDARTLQELVIELHNLKATGRASLGERREIKLDAEAFSLAGWEELLPALGDQPLPGTLQLDGLELGLGPLSVQGSFLVAGFEYPLEDGQLLTLNGRFRGTGDAIEGEGLDLRVAEQPFQLALRIHDLAGEPMFAGRLDADDADSQLLLAALAGKEDTLSGPLRLRSEWSGALTGEDELLERVKGKLRFDIAPGRMKGVSFLEKTFKGLRETGGAVVAIGRLAAGEKADKYYGDEFKRLGGTLDIQKGIASTRDLRLDYLDYRVDLRGNVGVVSRKLDLTGKLTIFEELDEALAPTEGEEPKAPRERVIPLAAVKGTIDDPKVTVTAEATRAFGAAYVADDRRRKKWERKIDERLGEGSGEDVLKLLDSILNDEPLPEEPEGQVAP; from the coding sequence ATGCGTGTACTCCGAATCGTGTTGATTGCCCTGGTTGCCCTTTTCGTGGTTGCCCTCGGGGCCGTCGCCATCTTTCTTCCCCGAATTGCGGACCGTCCGGAGGTACGTGAGCGAATCGTCAGTGAAGCCCGCGCGGCAACCGGACGAGAGCTTTCCTACGAGGGCATCGGGGTTGGTCTCCTGCCCCCGCGTCTAGAGATGCGCGCGCCGGTTCTCGCGGGAGAAGAAGGCGACGCGCCGATCTCGGCGGACCGGATCGGACTTCGTATCGCATGGCTTCCACTACTCGCCCGGAAGCTCGTGATCGAAAGCGTCGACGTCGAAGGCCCGACGCTCATCCTGCTGCGCACCGCGGATGGCTTCGTACTTCCCTTCTCGCCTCCCGAAGAAGAAGAGGAAGCTCCCGAGCCGCGTGGCCCGCGGGAAGAAGAACCGGAGAGCGAGGGGTTCGACCTGTTGTTGCGTGGCATTCGGATTTCCGACGCCACGCTCACGATCGAGGATCGAATGCTCGAGCCTGCCGCGAGCCTGGTCGTTCACGATCTGTCCGCCACGCTCCAGGGAGCCTCGTTGAGCACCGCTGTGGATTTCGACCTGGCCGCCAAATTGGCCGAGACCGGGCGTCTGGCCATCCAGGGGCATCGGGCCTCTGGCGGCGATCTACAGCTGAGTCTCCAGTTGGCCGCTCTCTCGCTCGCCTCCTTGGAGCCGTGGATCGGCGATGACGATCTCGTTGGCAATCTCGAACTCGACGTGACGGCTGAGATGCAACGCGATGTCTTCGACAGCCTCGATGTGAAGGCGCGGCTCACGGACGCGACACTCGAGTTTGGAGATGTGGTCGTGACGGGAGTCCTGCCGGTGGTGGCGAGTCTTGCGGGACCGGCGGATCGCCTGGCGGGGCCCGTGGATCTGGATCTCGCCGATGTCGAGCTCTCCATCGACGAAACGTTTCGCAAGCCTCGTGGCATGCCTGGCCGCCTGGCCGGCCGGCTCATCCAGGAGGGCGATGCACGCACGCTCCAAGAGCTCGTGATCGAACTCCACAATCTGAAAGCGACCGGAAGAGCGAGTCTGGGAGAGCGCAGGGAGATCAAGCTGGATGCAGAAGCCTTCAGCCTGGCCGGTTGGGAGGAGCTGCTTCCGGCGCTGGGCGATCAACCGCTACCGGGAACGCTGCAACTCGACGGCCTCGAACTCGGCCTGGGCCCGCTCTCCGTGCAGGGAAGCTTCCTCGTCGCGGGTTTCGAGTATCCGCTCGAAGATGGCCAACTGCTCACCCTGAACGGTCGTTTCCGCGGCACCGGCGACGCGATCGAAGGCGAGGGACTCGATCTACGCGTGGCCGAGCAGCCCTTCCAGCTGGCGCTCCGCATTCATGATCTCGCTGGAGAGCCGATGTTCGCAGGACGCCTGGATGCCGATGATGCAGATAGCCAGCTGTTGCTGGCTGCGCTCGCCGGCAAGGAGGACACCTTGTCCGGACCGCTTCGGCTGCGCAGCGAGTGGTCAGGCGCGCTCACGGGTGAGGACGAGTTGCTCGAGAGGGTGAAGGGCAAGCTGCGCTTCGATATCGCACCGGGTCGGATGAAGGGAGTGTCCTTTCTGGAGAAGACCTTCAAGGGGCTGCGTGAAACGGGAGGTGCGGTGGTCGCCATCGGTCGGCTGGCCGCGGGCGAGAAGGCGGACAAGTACTACGGCGACGAGTTCAAGCGGCTCGGTGGCACCCTGGACATCCAGAAGGGCATCGCAAGTACGCGAGATCTGCGTCTCGACTACCTGGACTATCGTGTCGATCTGCGGGGGAACGTCGGTGTCGTGAGCCGCAAGCTCGATCTCACGGGCAAACTCACGATCTTCGAAGAACTCGATGAAGCCCTGGCTCCGACCGAAGGGGAGGAGCCCAAGGCGCCACGCGAGAGGGTGATCCCTCTGGCCGCGGTGAAAGGGACGATCGACGATCCGAAGGTGACCGTCACCGCCGAGGCGACTCGTGCTTTCGGTGCGGCCTACGTCGCGGACGATCGGCGCCGGAAGAAGTGGGAACGCAAGATCGACGAGCGGCTCGGCGAGGGATCGGGGGAGGACGTGTTGAAGCTATTGGATTCGATCCTGAATGATGAGCCTCTTCCCGAGGAACCCGAGGGCCAGGTGGCTCCGTGA
- the mtnA gene encoding S-methyl-5-thioribose-1-phosphate isomerase: MTTADWFTVRWEDDAVALLDQRLLPVEERYLHLRDVEAVAVAIEDLVVRGAPAIGCTAALGLALAAQLSAAETPEALVADVDCAAERLARTRPTAVNLFWALDRMRGWLVEAAATGANADTLRRDMLAEARALVDEDIEICRSLGAAGASLVPDGARILTHCNAGALATGGYGTALGVVRGAVEAGRRVSVLADETRPFLQGARLTAWELDRDRIPVEVITDNMAAYFMGAGEVDLVIVGADRVAANGDVANKIGTYGLALLAHAHDLPFYVAAPCSTIDPNTPNGEAIPIEERGREEVAEFGARPVVPEGVGVRHPAFDVTPARLVSAIVTEQGIARAPFDASLAALLRAACTPAAAS; the protein is encoded by the coding sequence GTGACAACGGCGGATTGGTTTACCGTCCGTTGGGAAGACGACGCAGTGGCCTTGCTCGACCAGCGGCTTCTCCCCGTTGAAGAGCGCTACCTCCATCTTCGCGATGTCGAGGCCGTCGCGGTGGCGATCGAAGATCTCGTCGTGCGAGGCGCGCCGGCGATCGGTTGCACGGCAGCTCTCGGGCTGGCACTCGCGGCCCAGCTCAGCGCGGCCGAAACGCCCGAGGCATTGGTGGCCGATGTCGACTGCGCAGCCGAGCGTCTCGCCCGAACCCGCCCGACGGCCGTGAACCTCTTCTGGGCCCTGGATCGCATGCGCGGCTGGCTCGTCGAAGCCGCTGCTACGGGCGCGAACGCAGATACCCTGCGGCGCGACATGCTGGCCGAGGCACGGGCGTTGGTCGATGAAGACATCGAGATCTGTCGATCGTTGGGCGCCGCGGGCGCCTCCTTGGTGCCTGACGGCGCGCGTATCTTGACCCATTGCAATGCGGGAGCGTTGGCGACGGGTGGCTACGGGACTGCCCTGGGTGTCGTCCGGGGCGCGGTCGAGGCCGGCAGGCGGGTCAGCGTTCTAGCGGACGAGACACGTCCCTTCCTTCAAGGTGCGCGGCTCACCGCCTGGGAACTCGATCGTGACCGGATTCCCGTCGAGGTGATCACTGACAACATGGCGGCGTACTTCATGGGCGCAGGCGAAGTCGATCTGGTGATCGTCGGAGCGGATCGGGTCGCGGCAAACGGTGACGTGGCCAACAAGATCGGCACCTATGGCCTGGCACTCCTGGCCCACGCCCACGATCTGCCCTTCTACGTGGCAGCGCCGTGTTCGACGATCGATCCGAACACTCCCAACGGAGAGGCGATCCCGATCGAAGAACGCGGTCGTGAAGAAGTCGCTGAATTCGGCGCGCGGCCCGTCGTGCCGGAGGGCGTCGGAGTCCGGCATCCAGCTTTCGATGTGACGCCTGCCCGGCTCGTCAGCGCCATCGTCACCGAACAGGGGATCGCAAGGGCGCCGTTTGACGCGTCACTTGCCGCTTTGCTGCGTGCGGCCTGCACTCCTGCTGCCGCTTCCTGA
- the gatA gene encoding Asp-tRNA(Asn)/Glu-tRNA(Gln) amidotransferase subunit GatA, protein MTERFGSVSELRSALDAEQTSSRELIERSLQRASGVGERLSVFVDLQNDQAVAAADAADARRAAGETRSPLDGIPLVIKDNIVQQGERAGCASRILEGYVSPFDSTVVAKLRAAGAVVIGRANMDEFAMGSSTENSAYGPSRNPWDLERSPGGSSGGSTAAVAADIVPLALGSDTGGSIRQPAAFCGVVGMKPTYGRVSRYGLVAFASSLDQIGPLGRSAADCATLLDVISGHDPKDSTSLPEPALTTASALTGDVSGLTIGLPREYFETEGADPALLEKVRVAAGMLEAQGAKLVEVDLPHARYAVAAYYLIATAEASSNLARFDGVRYGRRAEGAANLKELYERTRSEGFGAEVKRRILLGTYVLSAGYYEAYYRKAQKIRTLLRQDFDAAFAGCDVLLTPTTPETAFRLGDKTEDPLTMYLSDIYTVSANLAGLPGVSLPCGLVEGLPVGLQVLGRPMEDAAVLRVADAYQRLTDHHLARPEDLA, encoded by the coding sequence ATGACGGAACGCTTTGGGAGTGTCAGCGAACTGCGATCCGCACTGGACGCCGAGCAGACGAGTAGCCGCGAACTCATCGAGCGCTCCCTCCAGCGTGCGTCCGGGGTGGGTGAGCGCCTCTCGGTCTTCGTCGATCTCCAGAACGATCAGGCCGTCGCAGCAGCCGATGCTGCGGACGCCCGACGAGCTGCTGGCGAGACCCGTTCCCCACTGGACGGCATCCCGCTCGTGATCAAGGACAACATCGTTCAGCAGGGCGAACGGGCCGGTTGCGCTTCGCGCATTCTCGAGGGCTACGTCTCGCCCTTCGATTCCACCGTCGTGGCGAAGCTGCGTGCGGCCGGCGCCGTGGTGATCGGACGAGCCAACATGGACGAGTTCGCCATGGGTTCTTCCACGGAGAACTCCGCCTACGGTCCGAGCCGCAACCCCTGGGATCTGGAGCGCTCGCCTGGCGGTTCGTCCGGCGGCTCGACTGCGGCCGTGGCGGCAGACATCGTGCCGCTTGCGCTCGGCAGCGATACCGGTGGCTCGATCCGCCAACCCGCGGCTTTCTGCGGGGTCGTCGGCATGAAACCCACCTACGGAAGGGTCTCCCGCTACGGGTTGGTGGCCTTCGCTTCCTCTCTCGACCAGATCGGCCCGCTCGGACGCAGCGCGGCGGATTGCGCGACGTTGCTCGATGTAATCAGCGGCCACGATCCCAAGGATTCGACATCGCTCCCGGAGCCCGCACTGACGACGGCGTCGGCGCTCACGGGCGACGTGTCCGGATTGACGATCGGCCTCCCACGGGAATATTTCGAAACCGAGGGGGCCGACCCGGCTCTGCTCGAAAAGGTGCGCGTGGCTGCCGGGATGCTCGAGGCCCAGGGCGCCAAGCTCGTGGAGGTCGATCTCCCGCACGCCCGCTATGCCGTGGCTGCCTACTATCTGATCGCGACAGCCGAGGCTTCGAGCAATCTCGCTCGCTTCGACGGTGTTCGCTACGGCCGCCGAGCTGAAGGGGCCGCCAACCTGAAGGAGCTCTACGAGCGCACTCGCTCCGAAGGCTTCGGCGCCGAGGTGAAACGCCGGATCCTGCTCGGAACCTACGTGCTCTCTGCCGGCTACTACGAGGCCTACTATCGGAAGGCCCAGAAGATCCGCACGCTTCTGCGCCAGGATTTCGATGCGGCGTTCGCCGGCTGCGACGTGTTGCTGACGCCGACGACCCCGGAAACGGCCTTCCGGCTCGGTGACAAGACCGAGGATCCGCTCACGATGTATCTCTCGGATATCTACACGGTTTCGGCGAACCTGGCGGGTCTGCCTGGCGTCTCTCTTCCGTGCGGTCTGGTGGAGGGGCTCCCAGTGGGGCTTCAGGTGCTGGGGCGCCCCATGGAGGACGCGGCTGTGCTGCGGGTCGCAGATGCCTACCAACGCCTGACGGACCACCATCTGGCGCGGCCTGAGGATCTGGCGTGA